CCAGCTCGCCGAGAGCAAGCATTTCAAGCAATAAACTGTACTATCGTTGATGGTAATATGGAAGCTTCAGAAAAATGTTCGAACAGCAAAAATGGTGAAAGTTATCCTTGTTTGAGAATTCACGTTGCGTGTGGAAAAGCGTTAAAGAGTGATGGACAATTACAACGGAAAACTCCTCGACTGCTGTCAAAGGATTTTCACAGCCTAAAACAACAGGTATGCACTTTAAGGAATTAGAACTTTGCGCGAAAATGTCTGATCCAATCTCGGCGTTTAGATTAAGAGATcaagttgccattttttttcCGCCTCAGGGGAAGTGAGTTTTTCTAGATTCATTTTGCAAATATCCAATGCCATGGCAAAGACCAAGAAATTCATATGTCGCCGTCATCTCACACGAGATCATAAGTTTGTTTTAGGGTGTTTTGAAGatgcttttttcaattttttccttgcACAAAGCGACAAGGTATTTAGGGTAAGAAATGGAGTCTCTCTACCTGAATTTTGACCTGGGCAGAATGGTATGGCATTTTGCAACAATCCGAGTTCATTTTGCCCCTGTAATGCTGACATAACCGAATTAAGCCCTAAACTAAATAATGAATCATAACCTAGTGTCAATTTTGCATTCTCTTTCCAGTGTACTTACATACCGGAACAATGTATGCAAAGGAATCAACCAAAGCCTCATCTTTTACGGTTATTTCAAAGCGGAAATCCGATAGGGACAACTGTACATTGCTTCTATAATCCTGACGACCCGCGACAAGTCATTGCGCAGAAAACTTCAGTAAAAAGCTACAACAAACTCGTGCTCACAAGCATGGCTTGGCCGCTAGGAATTGTGGTCTCCGGTGTGGTTGTCGTGGTCACGGCCGGATGCGTAGTATCCGCTCTGCGAAGTCGAAAAGGCTACGAAAAAATAGCTGATTTCAATACCAGACTGGTATAGcgacaattttcaaaaagtttgtTGCGCGGCAACGAGTGCCATGCAAGGACAGAAATGACTCTGACGACCtacgttaaaaataaattgctgTTGCGCGACTGTCACGCGAAGACAAAAACAAGATACAGCCACAGGAAGACAAGAACATCAAATAATTCTGTCGATTTCTCCAcagcgttgcgtgacgatcGTGACAACAGTTAAAATTTCGATGAAAAGAAATGTCTAGGCTTAAGCTCGAAGTTAATGTAAGGAATTCCTACATTAAATTGTATTATGTAAATATATAATTATCTGTatttaacaaatttattttataaatttgAATCTGAGCTCATGGAAATATCGAAATGTTTTAACCGAAGATAAGGGTTCTTATTTTAATTGTTCGGTTTGGCCTATACAAatagaatttttgaaaaataatttgaaatcaagGGCCACTTTGTACAAACTCACTttcaataagaaaatggtttgaacccaggagtagcataccttgattgaaaaagatctttCACTTTCAATAGCAGGGTTGATTCCAACAAATTGCAAACAGAAAAATTTCGGAGCATTATATTTCATACACACGCTTTGCTCTGGAGAGCACAATTTCAAACTTAGTCCTTATTCTCGATTTTCTTGAACTCCCAACCTCCTTCTCCGTCCAATTTCAAGTTGTAATCGTGGAGCtgaaggaaaaaacaaacaagcattttCAGAAATCTCCTCCTCCCAAGGGTAACTTGTGCAAAGTTCATGGACATGCGCAATACGCATAGCGTGACGGACACGTTgattttttcaaaactttgtACAGTAAAATATCTTGAACGGAAATCTCTCTAACTGCCTCAGTTCGAGGGCCGTACTGTGAGTTACGGAACTTGTTTTCTCACGTCAATTTAAGGCCCCCAAGCGAAGCGGGGGGGGgcataaattgaagtggaaagtGGTGCAGTAACGTACATTACTGACTGAGAAAACGAGGTTGGTAAGATGTTcattatatctcttggaaattgaatcgaGCTGGAAAGCACGCCACAATGTCAGGCGGTgtgctaaatcaaccaatcacagcccaGAGTATCTTTGTGATTACGCAAAACGGTTCCGACTATTTGGATTTGTTATTCTTCCATCAAAATAAGCACTTAGCCTTGGACAAAAACGGGCATTAATTATTCAGCTTTCTTTTTAGCGGtgcggaagaaaaaaataaccgcaaatgtaaaaaagaaaattgaggtACCCGAGGAAAGAGGTTGAAATTTTTCGCTCAAATATCATTACTACTGGCTTCAAAAAATGTCATGAATCCGATTAAGACTCATAGTCTTTCGGCGGCGTCGTCGGCGCAATTACCGATCATTAACGATGATCGCTAAACTCACCTCCCAGAGGGAGTCCCTGTGTCCAACACTCACAACTGTGATGTCCAGCTGTTTGCACTTCAAATACAATTTGGTTTCCGAAGCTACGTCCAAGGCACTTGTGGCCTCATCAAGAACTGAAAAGAGAGCCACAAGACGTAATTGTTACAATTTTGCTCTTTTTACGCCAACAGTTTCTTCCCTATTGGTTTCATTTATTTCACACTATTTACATAGAGAGAAAAGTATAGTCACAACACATGGTTACGGGATAAAATTATTACAGTACAGGTAATAAAATGTGTATGGTGGTCAAAGTAGTGAAGGCTTTCTGGTTGACCACCACAGGGACTTAAGAGCCACACGCCAGCATAACCAAAGTCgcaaagagtgaaagaactGGCTAGGTTTTGAGACATTGAAGGAGGCGATGTTTGAGGGATGGGTGACTAAACGTACCGACTTTTTCAAACCGCAAACAGTTAGTAGCAAACATCACCAGCACTGATATACGCACGCGCAAAACCTATTACCCTTGAATGCCTATTTTGTTCGCGATTCACCGACATGGCATAGCAAGTTGACGCAAAAACGCAACACATATCCAAGGATGTGGACGGGTAAAAGGGTGTGTGCATGCTGCCAACCTTCATCCATGTTCGCCCCGCGTCTACCAACATAGCTCTCAAAGGCTCCAATACTGTTGCGCAATGGGTGTTGTAATATTTAGCCCGGTCCTTCTGCCTATCTCGCGACCACCGCTAATTATATTCCATCACTTACAACTTGAAGTGTTTCTTACTTACGCGCTACTAGCGGTCTATGGAAGAAGAGACGGGCGAAAGACAGTCTCTGCATTTCACCGGGAGATAACATGTCTTCCCTGCAAGAAACAGAAGAGTATCCCAATGCTTATCTAAGCTACAGGAacaaaaaaatgagaagaacTTTATGCTCCTTCGATACAGTTACGAAGAATGCCACAATGCGACAATTACAGGAGTGCAGGGATGCCGGCGTCGAGGTGAGAGCGCCAGCCTCCCACTAATGTGACCCTGGTTCGATTACCACACTCAGCGTCATATGATGGTTCTCTACTCCAGCACCGAGAGTTTTTGCTACCATTTTCCCCTCCCCtccaaaaccaacatttgatttgaattgctttgcgttaattgttaatttcagttgtcAGTGGCCCTTATTATTGCTCCAGCGCTGGAACGACTAGACACTAAAgttccttttctttcctttctttttccaaTTCTAGCAGTGTGGCAGGTCAATTGTTAACTGAGCTTAGTTTAGTTTGCTTTCACGAGTCTCATATAGTTCAGTGATTGAGTATCCGAACTAGCAATCGGTAGGTGTGGCACGGACTCGGTCCCTGCCAGAAGCGGTCGGATTTTACCGAGGCGACATCGAAAAAACACATGCCCCGGGTTGTCACCTACGGAAACATCAAAGCACCTAAAATTCTTGTCAGCCATTCGTTTTTTggaagggggaggggaagggaAGGGAGACTGTTAACTCTTGCCTTACCAGTTTCCATCTACTGGGTTGTCCAATCCACCAACTCGTTCACATAAAGAtctctgaggaaaaaaaaaaagctaacagTCTTAAAAGACTAATCTTGCGTTGGAAAGGAATATTTGGAACCTTCGCGAGTGAAGCCTTGAACTTCCTTTTAAAAACTTTAATCCAAGCTTCCGCCAATCTACGTTATCATCAAGGAATGAGAGAATATGATGATGCAAtggatcggcgaaagcttggATTACAATTTTTAAAAGCTGCTCACCTGAATTTATTCTTCAACATATCACAATTCGTCTACAAGACAATATCAAACGTCTTTTCACTTTTGCTCCAGTTAAACTTCCAGCGCAAGTCAGCCGAAATACTCAGAAAAACAAAGTAGCTAGGTGCAACACCAGGACAAAACGTCTTAAGCCTGGAATGCCCTCCTACTGTCTATAGACCACGTGACACTGTAGACATTTTCAAATCCAAACTGAAGACTAACTTTTTCCAACTGGCATATTAGTGAGAacaattcttttcaattttacttattctattttatttcctgcattatttttattattattttattaattgcCATTTTGATGTAAGGCgcctaataatatttataattgAAGCGCTATGTAAATCattaaattattactattaaaacTTGCAAGAGATCGTGTGGCCTTGATGGAAAGGGGACTAGAAAAATGGCTGACATTTGAAAACAAGTGTTTTGATGTTCAATTCTTTGAATAATGGTAaaacaagacaaagaaaaagcACTCACAAGGCCAACCATGTCAAGTAACTCTAGAAGTCTTTCCTCCTCTCCACCCGCTGAAAACGAACAAAAAACATTGTACAGAGATTGTTTGTTTCATGCGCCTCGGGGAGACTCGGAGCGCCGAGTGCTCTACGGATGCAACCCGCCGGACAGGCTCGAACGAACTACAATACGCCATgaagaaagactgaaattgcaAAAAGGTGTATTGTTGCATGTATCAAAGGCGATGACGAATAAACACATCTTTGCATTTACCGGGGTTGACATTCCCTATTAAGGCACGAAAAAAAAGGAGCATGAAAATACCAAAAGAAACACAATGTAAATGTTTATCTTGTCTCATGGGTGAATCAGCTTTTCTCGTACCTGATTCGTTGTCATCACGTAGGATATCGTCTTCAAATGGATACGTTATCTACAAATGGATAAAAACAAAACCTTGCAAGTCTCGTTTTTACCGATTTCACCAACCAAGCTACAGCATTTGCTGATTTTAAATCAAAAACTGAAACGCAATAAACTACGACTCCTCGCTGTCAGTTTTTCAAGATGAATGCGATTCGCTCATTGCTAAGCAAAAGGCCTTAATTACGATAGTCGCCAGGTTGGTTTGTAAATTGTCATGCAAATTATCCATGCGTTATGCTGGGGGGCAAACAATGGAAAAAAGATAAAAAGCAGGAAAATCGGCTCGTCCAAATATTGAAGTAATATTGCTTTATGTACATTTTAGAATTTACCATGAAATACCTTTTACAGTAATTTTATACCTTTCATTGACTTTTctgctcatttttttttacgagCAAAACATCGAAGTAGGTTGTGTAGTCATTCTATTTAACTACATAGGTTATGAACACTTAATGAACGTTAAACAAATTATCTGCGTGGCTGAAATGTTCCTTATAATCGCCGGCTCGACCTTGAGTTGTTTGCCCCATGAGAATTGTGTAGCTAATTTGCACGATAATAgcaaattcaacatggcggccatcgtgaataaggtctattgcaATGGTAGAATCGCCTAGCAACGCTGCACGTTTTCCAGTGCCAATTACTATTGCACACTTTCCCGTGCCAATCAACTCTACACGCCCTCACCTGATTGACACACTGAGTTGCACGTTTTTCTCGCCTTATTCCCGTTTCTCAAAATTAAAAGCTTTGGCAAGAACTGATTcaaatttttgttgaaaaacacaCCTTCAGGGTTAACACATTCTCCACTTGACGTACATTTTGGAAACAGAGCGATAAAATACTCGCAATTACTATTTTAGAAAACCATGTTTCGGTTAAATGTTCCTGTAAATTTGGAAGAGCTGGAACCCCATGTGTTTTCACCTATTCCTGAAGAATTATATGGTGACTGAGAAAAAAAAGTCGTCTACCTGTTGCCTTAATGTACCATCTGTAACAAATGTCTTCTGCGGCATGAAAAACACCGTTTTCGGGTTGAACGGAAGAAACCGCTCAACCttccctgaaaaagaaaatcagtGGTGTAATTTGTCGTTTTCAACCAAGACACCTAGAACAGTAAAGAAAAAGTACGACTTCTGGTGGAAGAACAAAAGAAGCTAAGGAAAGATGATCAAAGATCTTTTgctttcgtccaccaacatggcggcaatGACGTCACGAGAAAACCTCCTACAGTTTTGAACTGAACATCTGAAGTGTTCAACTCTGTCTGCAAACGAAAAATGTTTCGCGTATTTTCTGAAATACTTCATACAAATGAACCTTACCTGAAAGGGGCTTCCATATGCCGCTAAGGATCCTAAACAGAGAACTTTTTCCACTTCCTACGAAAGAAATTCTCAAGAGTTCAGATTATGCCCCAGACACGGAATAGCACGAGAATGAGGTACACTACGGTGTGCTAGCATCACGGAGTGTCCTCAAGTGACATCACGATAAGAAGAAGATATGAGCGTCTCAAATTGTCCATCCAAAGCTGCGAACTGGTGattattttttcatcattttatatattttttaatcgaGCCATGTTTAACTATCCTTAAACAGCGAGTGGTTTTTAAATTAAGCAAGAGCCCAATCACAGACTTCGCGAAGTCTAAAATAAACTCAACGATTACCTGTATATCCTGTTATGAGAAGGTTCCTTCCATATGATATTTCCAAATCGAGATCTGAAATGAACAATAATCATCTCACTTAAATTTTGCTGAATTCCCTGGGTTTACACAGGGTAACCACATGACACGCGCGAGGCGAGTGTGAAGCGCGAGTAACTGGCCAAAGACTATTTTTCCGTGATCTGCGCTAACACCAGAAGCCCATTAGATGGAGCCTCAATTGCCATTCATTTCTTCAGTGTACTCTTTCCcaagtagatttataaatagaaccattttcttttggaatgtgcttgaatcgcatgaatacGCTTGCTGCCTTGtgtcatttctttatttctatTGGCTGTTTCCTCcatcagcgcgcgaaacctcctcaggaaACCGTTCTATTTATGAATCTACTCACAAAGGGTTGACtacaagggcttgtatgggtgATGCAGGCTCCATTTGATGGGCTTCTGGCCAACAACTCGTTGTATTAAAAAGGCTAGTTGTACCTGAGAAACGGTAAGAAACATCCATATAACGCAACTTGGTGGAACATTAATACTGAGAGTTGTATAGGCAACTTCcccccctctctctctctttctaaGACATCAAAGTGTCAAAAAAAGGCACACAAGTAGAAGGGCAGAAGCGGAACCGGGGGGGTGAAAAGGGAGGCTAGCCACCCCCCTTTTggctcctttttttcttttcattaagTCAGTTAATTTTTCTTGgttgataaataaattaaatttagaaATTCAAATGTCGCAAAATGGCACCCTAAACTACCTGAGTTTTTGTCAAAGTATATAATTTCGATTATTTCAAATCACACCCCCACAACCCTCTAAAATATCCGCCACTTTAAGGGTCAAGCTGCCACAATAACAGAAAAACAAGGCTCACGTTTCGAGTCGAATAACCGTCATCATTTTTCGGTGGCAATTGGACCCAAATCAACTGGTTTGATATCCGTGTTTGCCGTTTGCCTTCCCCACCCTCAAGGCACCAGAGTTTCATTGAAAACTTCACCCTTCAAACAGTACCTCTAACAAGAGGGTCCATGCACTTCGGCGGAGCATACGACACGCCACTAAATTTAAATATGACGTCACCACCTTGCGCAGAAACGGTTTGGTCTCTAAAAATAGAGTattgtagaaaaaaaataacattaacaaAGACTTGTAGCACTATGAAAGGAGACAATTGTAATCATCTCATCGAGTATTCAGAGACAACATTCTGGAGGCTGAGACTCAACAAACTCGAGCCACATATTAAAAGTCAAGTCTGTTCATCGAAGAACCCTGGCGAAAAACGAATAACTCCAACAATGTGCCAACCCCGGTGTCCACTCTTGTATCAGCGGCGCTTCCCTTCCCTTGCGTGTCCTCCACGTCTCGCACGACGCGCACATTTCGCCCCACGTCTTCTCTTTGGAGACGACTCGCAGTCTAAGCACCCTTCCGCCAAGGTGACCTGGGTTTAATTCTGGACTCCACGCTTCATTGTCGGTTGCGTTTGTTGGTATTTTACTCTGCTCTGCGAGGGTTTTTCCCGGGTGCTGCAGTTCTCTCCAAAAACTAACATTAAGCCAAAAACAGAAATGGCACCAAAGTTCTTTTGTTGCAAGGGGGCGTGTAAAAACTTTAAGTGGCAACTCACCTATTCAGCACATTTTCACGAGCGCTAGCAAACATGGCAACCAATTTTTGGCGGCAAGTCTAAAACTATATGCAACCTAATCTAATCCCACGCTGGTGGCCCATATCTCTACGTATGGAGGCTCCTACTCGTGGGCTCCTGACTTGACTCAATTTAGCTTATTTGTAGTCTTCCAAATAAATAAAGCACTTGACCTCAGCCGAACAATTTGTATAACTATTTTATatcatcataatcattattattatcaaagcAGTTACCCTGTATTGTCCTGTTCCCGCACTGAATCATTCtcagcaaaatactccaaaagctGACCAATTCTGTAAATGAAAGGCAAATGTAAATACTGGAAAACCGTCATAAAAGAAAAAGTGGATGAAGAGCCAATTTAGTCAAAATTGAACTGGTTCTTGCGAAAAAGAAAATGTGGTTATCAAATTAAGGAAATGTATGCATCCTCacattcaaaatttaaagaaaagataCGCTAATTTTATGGTGGGTTCCTTTAtatgaaaatgtcaaatttattAGACATCTCAGCAGTCTACACTATAAATAAAGGTTTTCATCGTTTCCTGAAAAATTTAGAACCCCTTAAGAACCGCATCAGACTGCTTACTCCATCACTAAGGCAACTGATTTATACGGAACAGATTAGCCTGGGTCCAAAAATCATATAGGTTCTTTTCTGTCGATGTTTACCGTATTGAAGATACCTTAAACGTACAGTTGAACATGAAGGGAAAGACCATAGACTATCGTAGAGAGACCAAAGACCTGTTACCTGTGAACCACTCCAGCTACAATGGAAATATCGTTGGACAAATCAAGGAGCTGAGTGCAGCAGTTAATGAGGTACATTGCAAAAAACGAGTTCTGCGATAAGAAACAAAAACCACTCTTAACTCGTAAACCAAAACTTGTTTTTCATCACACTTTTCCTAATTCAATAACCTCATATCCTAAATGCAGTTGACAGACCACACTTTCTTTCCACACCTTGCATTTCAACATACACGCACtgtaattattgtaatctaATAAAACCACAAGCAAATACTTACAGTAaccaaaataagaaaatggtttgcacCCCGGAGTTAcacaccttgattgaaaaagatcatctgggtgattggactcctgagaaggactgttgtttgtgactgaggTTTCAAAAACCTGTACAGAAGCCTTCTTCAga
This genomic window from Acropora muricata isolate sample 2 chromosome 2, ASM3666990v1, whole genome shotgun sequence contains:
- the LOC136908363 gene encoding calcium-activated potassium channel subunit beta-3-like; its protein translation is MLCNKAEGIFLLGIAIFLVGTVCLIAVEVCNVCPARREQAFQAINCTIVDGNMEASEKCSNSKNGESYPCLRIHVACGKALKSDGQLQRKTPRLLSKDFHSLKQQCTYIPEQCMQRNQPKPHLLRLFQSGNPIGTTVHCFYNPDDPRQVIAQKTSVKSYNKLVLTSMAWPLGIVVSGVVVVVTAGCVVSALRSRKGYEKIADFNTRLV